In Aspergillus flavus chromosome 3, complete sequence, one genomic interval encodes:
- a CDS encoding uncharacterized protein (expressed protein): MATSPDSSAADILTLTKLAWDLYHNCYLITSDAPEVFKQLVNELASLQGVLRALRDDVNSNASFFDDLEEGRRNTLQRCLNACSNTLQNVKEVVAKYRNLGVGDGKQFWQRVKWVAQRGEIDDLKSRIMIHTCNLSLCMSSIGNSTLARIERSMAVALEQKSFPSTPETLSNGQRVLRTPPIPGDDDFQLDESLRIEPLRVSPKGIPMRANSLPTVESHARISASESILSGGSEWSATTVNTTSPSINDPLKRSMSHNYVIRRTGSCASEPRHLRMPSSESAQLGIHPALREEPFLDNRTESSGSELDNTAVTSAVATAMQQLQQVQIRESILRPLRYEPRDKLHRPDPQLRRSFDALVRDELRIKRLSTSDWLRVAVWWLLKARAALASSDRPSLVGPRGSVTPPTGSWAPGDQAYVDLLKASYILYDIVLADTSLHAILTHENRKLISDLSEGIKDEFAHFISLDVPEYSIIQSQNLDIWEPLQPEEAAEKGSDSIIGLNNVRWDTVDLEDAGDEEEKVFYRTFVNAGIGSKRLRMRTKGAPYMLLLSAREGESEPKITICNQSGTLCLQRDFLPEDLAQMIRVWQATVSGYPGMKISEPIVIRFDTKSVSVSFQHASDLQYFINLPKAYFDAVWQREPVDSDQFSETVLFRSSVEKFEQLKAPTMRPMNPPVIHKSCEVRILERSYGEAWQSVRRMVISSWVAEQAPWCIELFMPMSRVQVCRGTDSGQILVKWSDTCQERSTKTDGNYHPLYSYVYDDNSPNIGLGLQFRSQKQVEDFEKAILSMCSQSSFSWDQPTSSGYVYDVVDPSGDQKQYKAILLIQSRLTWKYCSLYYVYRDTDYVYDHRTLRVRFPRLFYTDYISSHVDRLYPADRPVSFSHCEKKVGNMTAEFDEEPLLRSFMSSLANGYELLYSRRAVSLVTKGKSLFGARKSNKGETEVQLWRKGASIQMSSRWDEHVTDKWLTVSVMPGALQPAKDSTRVDFSTLQYSRGSFLNMAGILAVAPKDPNMARRGGQLAINFATSKDRHDFVAALECDSVPPAYDV, from the exons ATGGCCACTTCCCCCGATTCAAGCGCGGCTGATATTCTCACTCTCACAAAGCTGGCATGGGATCTTTACCATAACTGCTATCTTATTACTAGTGACGCCCCCGAAGTTTTCAAACAGCTCGTGAATGAATTAGCCTCTCTGCAAGGTGTTCTTCGAGCTCTCCGCGATGACGTAAATTCCAACGCGTCCTTCTTCGACGACCTAGAAGAGGGTCGCAGAAATACTTTACAGCGATGCTTGAACGCCTGCTCCAATACTTTACAGAACGTGAAGGAGGTGGTTGCCAAGTACAGGAATCTGGGAGTGGGTGATGGTAAACAGTTCTGGCAGAGAGTTAAATGGGTCGCACAACGAGGAGAGATAGATGATTTGAAGTCTAGGATCATGATCCATACCTGCAACCTTAGCTTATGTATGAGTTCAATTGGCAA TTCAACTTTGGCAAGAATTGAGAGATCAATGGCGGTTGCTCTAGAACAGAAAAGCTTCCCCTCCACACCGGAAACGCTGTCGAATGGGCAGCGTGTCCTGAGAACACCACCAATACCGGGAGATGATGACTTTCAGCTGGACGAGTCACTGCGTATTGAGCCATTGCGTGTTAGTCCGAAAGGTATCCCTATGAGGGCAAATAGTTTACCGACTGTTGAGAGCCATGCTCGTATCTCTGCCTCAGAATCGATTCTTTCCGGCGGGTCTGAATGGTCAGCAACCACAGTTAACACTACTTCTCCATCCATCAATGACCCACTGAAGCGTTCCATGTCACATAATTATGTGATTAGACGTACTGGTTCATGTGCATCGGAGCCGAGGCATCTGAGAATGCCAAGCTCTGAGAGTGCGCAACTCGGCATCCACCCAGCATTACGAGAAGAGCCCTTTTTGGATAATCGCACTGAGTCCTCAGGGTCTGAGCTGGATAATACGGCCGTCACAAGTGCTGTCGCAACTGCTATGCAACAGCTTCAGCAGGTACAAATTCGAGAAAGTATCCTGCGACCATTGCGGTATGAACCGCGCGATAAACTCCACCGACCTGATCCCCAGCTTAGGAGAAGCTTTGATGCCCTGGTGCGGGATGAGTTGAGGATTAAGCGCCTAAGCACAAGTGATTGGCTACGAGTCGCAGTGTGGTGGCTTTTGAAG GCCCGGGCAGCTCTTGCCAGTTCGGATAGGCCGAGCCTTGTCGGCCCTCGAGGCAGTGTGACTCCACCAACAGGGTCCTGGGCCCCGGGCGATCAAGCCTATGTCGATCTCCTCAAAGCATCATATATCTTATACGACATTGTTTTGGCTGATACAAGCTTGCACGCCATTCTGACACACGAAAACAGGAAGCTGATCTCCGACTTATCCGAG GGCATCAAAGATGAGTTCGCACATTTCATCTCATTGGACGTCCCCGAATACTCTATCATACAGTCTCAAAATCTGGACATTTGGGAGCCTTTACAGCCAGAAGAAGCCGCTGAGAAGGGCAGTGATTCAATCATCGGTCTGAACAATGTGCGTTGGGATACCGTCGACCTAGAAGACGCgggggatgaagaagaaaaggtttTTTATCGAACGTTCGTAAACGCTGGTATTGGTAGCAAAAGACTCCGTATGCGAACAAAGGGTGCCCCGTATATGCTCCTTCTGTCTGCgagagaaggggaaagcGAGCCAAAGATCACGATCTGCAACCAGAGCGGCACACTTTGTTTGCAGCGGGACT TTTTGCCCGAAGATCTGGCTCAAATGATACGAGTCTGGCAAGCCACTGTCTCTGGTTATCCCGGCATGAAAATCTCAGAACCTATTGTGATACGCTTCGATACTAAAAGTGTATCTGTCTCTTTCCAACACGCGTCTGACCTGCAGTATTTCATAAATCTGCCAAAAGCATACTTTGACGCCGTATGGCAGCGAGAGCCTGTAGACTCCGATCAGTTCTCTGAGACTGTCTTATTTAGGAGCTCTGTCGAAAAGTTTGAGCAGCTAAAAGCGCCGACTATGAGGCCCATGAATCCCCCGGTAATCCACAAATCGTGCGAAGTGCGCATTCTGGAGAGGTCTTATGGAGAGGCATGGCAGTCTGTCCGGCGCATGGTCATTAGCTCTTGGGTAGCCGAGCAGGCACCGTGGTGCATCGAGTTATTCATGCCCATGAGCCGTGTCCAAGTCTGTCGCGGCACTGATTCTGGACAGATCTTGGTGAAATGGTCAGATACGTGCCAAGAAAGGTCGACCAAGACAGATGGAAATTACCACCCTTTGTATTCTTACGTATACGATGACAATAGCCCTAACATCGGGCTCGGACTACAATTCCGGTCTCAAAAGCAGGTAGAAGATTTTGAAAAGGCCATTCTCAGCATGTGTTCCCAATCGAGCTTTTCCTGGGATCAGCCTACCAGCTCTGGATATGTCTATGACGTTGTAGATCCCTCAGGGGACCAAAAGCAATACAAGGCCATTCTGCTCATCCAATCGCGTTTGACTTGGAAATACTGCAGCCTCTACTATGTTTACCGAGATACAGATTATGTATACGACCACAGAACTCTACGTGTCCGGTTTCCCCGCCTATTCTACACCGATTATATTTCGTCACATGTCGACAGGTTATACCCAGCCGACCGTCCAGTATCATTCTCCCATTgcgagaagaaggtcggAAATATGACAGCAGAATTTGACGAGGAACCGCTGTTGCGTAGCTTTATGAGCTCGCTAGCCAACGGGTACGAACTTTTGTACTCACGACGCGCTGTTTCCCTAGTGACTAAAGGTAAAAGCCTTTTCGGGGCCAGGAAGTCAAACAAAGGTGAAACAGAAGTACAGCTATGGCGGAAAGGGGCGTCTATTCAGATGTCGTCACGGTGGGATGAACATGTCACCGACAAGTGGCTGACCGTCTCTGTGATGCCGGGTGCTCTACAGCCAGCCAAGGATAGTACGCGAGTCGACTTTTCAACGCTTCAATATTCTAGGGGATCTTTCCTTAATATGGCAGGTATTCTCGCCGTGGCTCCGAAAGACCCTAACATGGCTCGACGGGGTGGACAACTCGCGATAAACTTTGCTACTTCTAAAG ACCGACATGATTTCGTTGCCGCTTTGGAATGCGACTCTGTTCCTCCCGCCTACGACGTATGA
- a CDS encoding putative Rossmann fold nucleotide-binding protein produces the protein MTQDKPAVVCVFCGATAGKDPVHLEAARALAYEFHKNNVQLVYGGGTSGLMGEIAKTLVSLSGPKAVHGIIPRALVKVSAKNSNGKASITATGGKTAERVVSESLDGDEIPESEYGVTTIVQDMHTRKRLMATKVMEGGPGSGFVTLAGGFGTIEEVMEMTTWNQLGIHRVGVVLLNINGYWDGLLAWVRNAVKEGFISAENGSILAEASDVKEVWPKLLEYRCSQDRFQLNWGEE, from the exons ATGACTCAAGATAAACCAGCCGTCGTCTGCGTCTT CTGCGGCGCAACAGCAGGAAAAGACCCAGTCCACCTCGAAGCAGCCCGAGCTCTGGCCTACGAATTCCACAAAAATAATGTCCAACTCGTATATGGCGGCGGCACCTCAGGCCTAATGGGCGAGATCGCAAAGACACTAGTTTCCCTATCCGGCCCAAAAGCCGTGCACGGTATAATCCCGCGTGCACTTGTCAAAGTATCCGCGAAGAACAGCAACGGGAAGGCTTCCATAACGGCGACGGGAGGCAAGACAGCCGAGCGAGTCGTCTCCGAATCCTTGGACGGAGATGAGATCCCCGAGTCGGAGTATGGGGTTACGACAATCGTGCAGGATATGCATACGCGTAAGCGGCTGATGGCGACGAAGGTCATGGAGGGCGGGCCTGGGTCTGGGTTTGTCACGCTGGCTGGTGGGTTTGGGACGATCGAGGAGGTTATGGAGATGACGACGTGGAATCAGTTGGGGATTCATCGTGTTGGGGTTGTATTGTTGAATATTAATGGGTACTGGGATGGGTTGCTGGCGTGGGTGCGCAATGCGGTTAAGGAGGGGTTTATCAGTGCCGAGAATGGGTCGATTCTGGCTGAGGCGTCTGATGTAAAGGAGGTGTGGCCTAAGCTGTTGGAGTATCGGTGTAGCCAAGATCGGTTTCAGTTGAATTGGGGTGAGGAGTGA
- a CDS encoding putative short-chain dehydrogenase, which yields MVSKIVLVTGANNGIGYETVKALLQSTKATYHIFLGSRSLEKGNKALEALKAEVPDTKSSVELLQLDLTDDASIETAYETVRKSYNHIDTLVNNAGASFDGELLAGRVSLRECFTKAYDVNVAGTHVLTYTFIPLLLKSADPRLIFVAGLSHITQAAESYFPTPRLPAGWPKKVDFETIGYRCSKTALNILMLDWNHKLKADGVKVWGAGPGFLATGLGGLTEKVREMGGGHPSIGGDFIKDVVEGVRDSDAGKVVVRNGLAPW from the exons ATGGTATCTAAAATTGTCCTAGTAACCGGAGCCAATAACGGCATCGGCTACGAAACAGTCAAAGCGCTGCTCCAATCTACCAAAGCAACCTACCATATCTTCCTGGGCAGCCGGTCTCTCGAAAAAGGCAACAAAGCACTGGAAGCTCTCAAGGCCGAAGTCCCAGATACGAAAAGCAGCgttgaacttcttcagcttgaCCTAACCGACGATGCATCGATCGAGACAGCCTACGAGACAGTGCGCAAGAGCTATAACCACATTGATACCCTCGTGAATAATGCCG GCGCCAGCTTCGACGGCGAGCTCCTCGCAGGCCGTGTATCGCTCCGCGAGTGCTTCACCAAAGCATACGACGTCAATGTAGCCGGTACACATGTCTTGACCTACACATTCATACCACTCCTTTTGAAGTCTGCCGATCCACGATTAATTTTCGTAGCGGGTCTGTCCCATATCACCCAGGCTGCTGAATCGTACTTCCCGACACCGCGGTTGCCGGCGGGTTGGCCGAAAAAGGTTGATTTCGAGACCATTGGGTATCGGTGTAGTAAGACGGCATTGAATATCCTGATGCTGGATTGGAATCATAAGCTCAAGGCGGATGGGGTGAAGGTCTGGGGTGCTGGACCAGGATTTCTGGCGACGGGCTTGGGTGGTTTGACTGAGAAGGTTAGGGAGATGGGTGGTGGACATCCTAGTATTGGGGGTGATTTTATCAAGGATGTTGTGGAGGGTGTTAGGGATAGTGATGCCGGgaaggtggtggtgaggaaTGGACTTGCCCCCTGGTGA
- a CDS encoding putative glycosyl transferase: MVSRGRYRRLTLLSAVLIFSLGLIAFSSRHRHVPAVSSLKQQYPLLWKHVHTFNGHGGVWYMPPSWVQRNPQPRTIIEAAQLAIQVTDIGEVRHFMPHSQIPLIVHQTWSHRQIDTWPDDLRQSVEKWLQFVVEDEMAYFLWEDEGMVEFIDHFEPQAHDYYSSLPLMVEKTDYFRITVATCVGGIYGDLDTVPLKPPAQWITSQDVRPWTDLETRSVYNSMKPVRALFGIEADCLPTDHTCWRMGYPYSIQLTQWSFASARDHPLLHQYIENLAHQLQKIANHHGGLQTSAARTELQALDPLTLTGPEAVTRAAQEWLNTSAGLRWNALTGLHDGGKAKLVDDVLILPITSFSPGRGKYGNMGSKPITDPTALVHHHGQGS; the protein is encoded by the exons ATGGTGTCTCGCGGCCGTTATCGCCGATTAACGTTGCTCTCGGCAGTTCTAATATTTTCTCTCGGCCTCATTGCCTTTTCCAGTCGCCATCGCCATGTGCCGGCCGTGTCCTCATTGAAACAGCAATACCCTTTGCTTTGGAAACACGTGCATACTTTCAATGGACATGGTGGAG TGTGGTATATGCCGCCAAGTTGGGTGCAGCGAAACCCCCAACCCCGAACTATTATCGAAGCCGCACAGTTGGCAATCCAAGTGACTGACATTGGCGAAGTACGCCATTTTATGCCACATTCCCAAATCCCTTTGATCGTCCATCAGACATGGAGTCATCGGCAAATAGATACTTGGCCAGATGACTTGCGGCAAAGTGTCGAGAAATGGCTGCAGTTCGTGGTCGAGGATGAAATGGCATATTTCCTCTGGGAAGACGAGGGCATGGTGGAGTTTATCGATCACTTTGAGCCTCAGGCCCATGATTATTATTCATCGCTGCCATTAATGGTTGAGAAAACAGACTACTTTCGTATCACAGTCGCTACATGTGTTGGCGGGATC TATGGAGATCTCGATACTGTGCCACTCAAGCCGCCTGCCCAGTGGATCACTTCACAGGATGTTCGGCCATGGACGGATCTGGAGACTAGGTCCGTCTATAATTCTATGAAGCCTGTCAGGGCACTTTTCGGCATCGAAGCTGATTGTCTGCCCACTGACCACACATGCTGGCGTATGGGATATCCATATTCAATCCAACTAACTCAGTGGTCGTTCGCCTCGGCACGAGACCATCCTCTCCTACACCAATATATCGAGAACCTGGCTCACCAATTACAGAAAATTGCAAATCACCACGGCGGATTACAAACATCAGCCGCTCGTACTGAGTTACAGGCCCTTGATCCTCTGACTTTGACGGGTCCGGAGGCAGTCACTCGCGCTGCTCAGGAATGGCTCAATACCTCAGCTGGGCTGAGATGGAATGCGTTGACTGGTTTACATGATGGAGGGAAGGCTAAATTAGTCGACGATGTGTTGATCCTCCCTATTACTAGCTTTAG TCCTGGGAGAGGAAAATACGGTAACATGGGCTCTAAGCCCATCACAGATCCAACAGCCCTAGTGCACCATCACGGCCAAGGGTcatga
- a CDS encoding Emopamil-binding protein, with the protein MSTVAPFTLDVATCLCIAFALSFMPAAYILGRSLIPSTHMRNRVLFFWHAYDALTHIFIEGSFLYECFFSYTNLPAGFNRPPYFLDQKDRVYGAAYGTRPSSRLWQEYAKADFRWAAADANVISLELLTVFLGGPAALYVCYLLWKASSSRTSAAAKGSAKAKLWLVAPALATAELYGGFMTFAPEWLTGSSQLETSNPVYLWFYLFFFNTLWVWVPLWVLWEATKELRTAFTKAESATEARKSK; encoded by the coding sequence ATGTCGACTGTTGCACCTTTCACCCTCGACGTTGCGACATGTCTTTGCATCGCGTTTGCCCTTTCCTTCATGCCAGCCGCCTACATCCTAGGCCGGTCGTTAATCCCCTCCACTCACATGCGAAACCgtgtccttttcttctggcACGCCTATGACGCCCTCAcccacatcttcatcgaagGCTCATTCCTCTACGAATGCTTCTTCAGCTACACAAACCTCCCCGCTGGATTCAATCGCCCGCCCTACTTCCTCGATCAGAAGGACCGCGTATACGGAGCTGCATACGGAACTCGTCCAAGCTCGCGACTGTGGCAGGAATACGCGAAGGCCGATTTCCGCTGGGCGGCCGCCGACGCCAACGTGATCTCTCTCGAACTATTGACCGTTTTCCTCGGAGGTCCCGCAGCTCTCTATGTGTGTTATCTTCTGTGGAAGGCCTCCAGCAGCCGGACAAGTGCCGCGGCAAAAGGTTCCGCGAAAGCGAAGCTGTGGTTGGTGGCGCCCGCTCTGGCGACCGCTGAGCTGTACGGCGGGTTCATGACCTTTGCGCCTGAATGGCTTACGGGTAGCTCGCAGTTAGAGACGAGTAACCCTGTATACCTATGGTTCTAcctgttctttttcaatACCCTCTGGGTGTGGGTTCCTCTGTGGGTGTTGTGGGAGGCTACCAAGGAGCTGCGCACCGCCTTTACCAAGGCTGAAAGTGCAACTGAAGCTCGCAAGAGCAAATAA